A genomic region of Podarcis raffonei isolate rPodRaf1 chromosome 13, rPodRaf1.pri, whole genome shotgun sequence contains the following coding sequences:
- the LOC128399660 gene encoding vomeronasal type-2 receptor 26-like codes for MVPNEAHQYTGIVELLLHFGWTWVGLLAAESGERFIQTLKPLLSQKGICLAFAETNLKKTHLAEYYIMYFHWIQIYQAIMGSKAKVVVVYGGTRSMLVLQTMIALGEMENVTKTSDGKVWILTAQLDFTAPPLQMSLDMQIFQGSLSFAVHSNVVQGFKAFLQAQNRFEANGNGFVKQFWAQVFLCLFPNSSTEEQASGACTGEEKLENLPSSVFEMTMSGHSYSLYTAVYAIAHALHAMFLPGAKYRRMVEGEMQEFWPWQLHPFLRSVSFNNSAGETVSFSMNREVEAGFDITNMVTFPNNSFKRVKVGRVGLEAAAGQEFTLEDNRMVWHRSFHQVPPLSVCNPNCPPGSRKEKKEGEPFCCYGCAPCPQGKISSEKGKRHRIYNDSRSAI; via the exons atggtgcccaatgaagcCCATCAGTACACTGGGATTGTTGAGTTACTTCTGCACTTTGGTTGGACGTGGGTTGGGTTGCTTGCtgcagaaagtggagagagatttATTCAGACGCTGAAACCTCTGCTCTCCCAGAAAGGTATTTGCTTGGCCTTCGCAGAGACAAACCTGAAAAAAACACATTTGGCTGAGTACTATATCATGTATTTCCACTGGATCCAAATTTATCAAGCTATTATGGGAAGTAAAGCCAAGGTAGTGGTTGTCTATGGAGGAACAAGGTCCATGCTTGTATTGCAGACAATGATAGCATTAGGTGAAATGGAAAATGTGACCAAGACCTCTGATGGCAAGGTGTGGATTTTGACGGCACAACTGGATTTCACAGCACCGCCCTTGCAAATGAGCCTGGATATGCAAATCTTCCAGGGTTCCCTCTCCTTTGCAGTTCATTCAAATGTGGTACAAGGATTCAAAGCCTTTCTTCAGGCACAAAATCGTTTTGAAGCAAATGGAAATGGCTTTGTCAAGCAGTTTTGGGCACAAGTCTTTCTCTGTTTATTTCCAAATTCCAGTACAGAGGAGCAGGCCAGTGGAGCctgcactggagaggagaagctggagaatcTCCCTTCGTCTGTTTTTGAGATGACCAtgtctggccacagctacagtctcTATACTGCTGTCTATGCCATAGCACATGCTCTACATGCCATGTTCCTGCCTGGAGCCAAATATAGGAGAATGGTGGAAGGAGAGATGCAGGAGTTTTGGCCTTGGCAG CTCCACCCCTTTTTAAGGAGTGTCTCCTTTAACAACTCTGCTGGGGAAACAGTATCTTTTAGTATGAACAGAGAAGTAGAAGCCGGCTTTGATATTACCAACatggtcactttcccaaataactCCTTCAAGAGAGTCAAGGTTGGAAGGGTAGGTTTGGAGGCTGCCGCAGGCCAGGAATTCACCCTTGAGGACAACAGAATGGTGTGGCACAGAAGCTTTCACCAG GTGCCACCCCTTTCAGTATGTAACCCAAATTGCCCTCCTGGTTCcaggaaggagaaaaaggagggggagCCATTCTGCTGCTATGGTTGTGCTCCATGTCCTCAAGGCAAGATTTCATCCGAAAAGGGTAAGAGACACAGGATATATAATGATTCAAGGAGTGCAATTTAG